GACAAGTAGAGAACTAAGAAAAAAACAAAGGTCAAGAAATGGTCAAAATGTTTGATTTCCTTAATGCTCGAAGTGCTTGAAGAAGTACCTGTTTCACTAGTTAAAGCTCATGATTACTATATTATCTGTTATTAGATGGTTGTTTGATAAATGCTACATGGACTTTTCATTTACCTTAATGTACTCCGTCGAACAAGGTTAGTGAGAGCACTTTGTAGATCCTTCAAAATACATTAAAAAGTGAATGTTCTTGCACGAGATGCctttttttctttaataataGTTGTTTCTGTGTCAATTTGCACGTACCTCGACTAATCAACATAGCAGACTGCTACAGTCTGCAAACATGTGTTAAGAGATCCTGCCTGCCAAATATGGGCTAACACTGAGTGTTGTAGATAGTATTCAAACCTGGAATATCCATGTTGTCACTCCTACGTGTCTACCCCCGAGCCATCCCCTTGGAGACATGTAGGATAGATTTTTGATTTACTAGAAACTTTACGTGCACCCGCGCCTGATACATATGTTACCATTTTTCATGTGGGATAGGTTTTGATTTGTTATTGGAGTTAATAAAAGTTACCTCTGTAGTTTTTGGTTCCAACTTAAAGGGTGGTTTTATCATCTCTACATTTCAAACTGTATCTTGCTTGGCAGATGGGAATGGCAAATGCATTGGACACTTTATGTGGGCAATCATATGGCGCAAAGCAGTATCATATGCTTGGTATCCATATGCAAAGGGCAATGTTTGTCCTATTACTGGCCAGTGTTCCGCTTGCCTGCATTTGGAGTAATGCAGAACACATTCTTGTATTATTGGGACAAGATCCGGAAATAGCAGCTGAAGCAGGAAGTTATGCGCGATATATGATTCCAACGATCTTTGCCTATGGATTTCTCCAGTGTCAAATCAGATTTCTACAAGCCCAAAACATAGTGCTACCGATGATGTTCAGTACTGGAATAACAACTTTGCTGCATTTATTCAGTTGTTGGATTCTGGTATTTAAATCTGGCCTAGGCAACAAAGGTGCTGCTCTGGCTAATGCGATATCCTACTGGATTAATTTCTTGTTGCTAGCTGTATATGTCAGAATATCCCCGTCCTGCAAAAGCACGTGGACCGGATTATCAAACGAGGCATTTCAAGATACTTGGCAATATATAAGACTTGCTATTCCTTCAGCTGCTATGTTCTGGTAGTATTCTTAGTCTATGTATACACATTTAGTAGCAGCAGATGTAATATATAATCAACGGGTTCAACTGAAACCAGCACTTTTGCAAGTATAGATATAAAGTTTGATTTCATCAAATTTAAATCTTTGATCCGTCTTTGATATTCACCGTTTACAAAATGATCAAATGAATTAAAACATTTTACTTCTACTGACACAGCTTAGAGATTTGGTCTTACGAAATAATGGTTCTGTTGTCTGGACTTCTTCCAAATCCGAAGCTAGAGACGTCAGTTCTTTCCATCAGGTTGAACTTCACAAACATGCTAATATTATTCTGAAATCTTATTTCATCAATAAGTTAATAATTTTTGAGATATTTCAGTCTTAATACATGTTGGATGGTGTATATGATACCTCTAGGACTAAGTGGTGCCACGAGGTGAGTCGCTAACATCTTTAAACCTCGTTCAGATACATTTTCCTTCATATACATGCTTCTTCACTAGTTTGTACACGCTGTGTTTTTCCTCAGCGTAAGAGTTTCGAATGAACTAGGCGCTGGACGACCTCAAGCAGCTCGTTTAGCAGCTTGCACTGCGGTATTCTTGGTTGCTACAGAAGGCATTGTTGCAGCAATAATTTTGATTTCGGTTCGTAAACTGTGGGGCTATTGTTATAGCACTGAGGAAGAAGTAGTGGGATATGTAGCAGAAATGCTAATCTTGATAGCAGGATCCCACTTCTTAGATGGTATTCAGTCTGTACTTTCAGGTTTGTCCAAACTTTGAATACAAAGTTTTCCATTGCTATGTTTCTTGGTTTGTTAAAGAAACTTTAGGCCatatcagatattagacaaatcgAAATTGAGAAGCAGTTTTTCAGTTACTCCGCTTAGATATAAGAGGCGGATCCATGATTTAAATTTGATGGATTCAACCTTTAGAATTCTTACTGTCGAACCTATTATACTTCTGAGGTTATGGTTAATTATCTTTTGAAATTTTAGTGATTTTTCACATGTAGATCTATTACGCGTTGAAAATGCTGAGTTCAGTTGAACCATGAACCAGTCGAGTATATGCTATATCCGCCTATTATATGCTACATCCGCCACTGTTAGACATATAGACAATATTACTTCAATATATTCCTAAGATGCTAGTATCTCTTTGAAGGACAAAATTCAGTAAAATGACTAGATGAGCTTATCGCGTACCAAAATTCAGGTACTGCAAGAGGATGTGGCTGGCAAAATATAGGGGCAGCAGTTAACTTAGGAGCTTATTACCTTTTCGGAATACCTGCTGGTGTTGTATTAGCTTTTGTCTACCATTTTGGTGGAAAGGTATTCCCTCAAGCTTCTCATTTCTTGGTATTTCTGGCTTTGGAACTAGTCGAAAAACTTATGATATGGTTTTTTCAGGGACTTTGGTTGGGAATCAATCTTGCCGTCTTTGCACAAGCTCTACTTCTTTTAATAGTTACTCTGTGCACAAATTGGGAAAAAGAGGtaaatttgtgttttcatatgaCCCTCAGGCAACTTTGTTAAGATTCTTTGAATCCTGTTACAGGTTAAAGATTAAGCTGTTAGAGAGATCACATTTGTTATTATTTCAACATAGATCACCAATTTTTTATTTCCTTGAGTTGTATGAAATATAGTAATAATGCAAGTCTTCTATGAGTTTGTAGGCAAAGAAGGCAGTTGATAGGGTGACTCCAGAGCTAACATAGAAGAAAATGCAGAATGACATTTGACATGTAGAGGAAGAGTTAACATCCAAACAATATGGCAAGATTCTCACAAGTTCATCTAACTTTTCTTGGTAtacatgatttttttttgtagtgtgtgtgtgggggggggggggggatgggaAGGACTAATTTGATATTGGAAAATCCATCAGACAGGATACCAATTTAAaagagtttttctttttcttttgatattTGAAGCTTATGTAATTGTATTGAATTCATTGTTCAATAATGTTATCCACCATACTAGTGTTCAAAGATTTATGTGTTAAGAACAACTACACACCTCTAGGTTAAAACTTAAAACAAATtaagggaaaatgcataagtatccCCTTAAACTAATACTGAAGTTCCAACTACACACCTCATTTTTGCGGGGATCCTATCACCCGCTGAACTTTTTTAAAACGGAATAAATATCACCCTGAAACTAGATAACCAAATTTTTGGCAGGCAGTATGATACATGCACTGCCATGTGTTTATTtcgtaatttttgaaaaaatttctCATGGTTTTAGCtggaaaagaagagaagaaaaatgaagagagtgatttttttttaactataacagaaaattacaaaaataatattttgtcACTTTTTTGTGTCTCACTCTCCCAAAGAGAGTGGAACACAATCTCTTGGGCTACCTCAAACTTTAGGGGGTTAATAATTCTACTATTATATAGTTCAGAGGGGTGATAGGACCCTCACAAAGATAAGGTGTGTAGTTAGAACTTTGATCGGTACAGGGAAGTACTTATGCTTTTTCCCAACAAATAAATATAAAGTCGAAATTTATGTCATTTTTGGCCAAGCCTATTTGACTCCACTTTCAACTATATTTTGGGATAAGACACTATTAATCCAGAACTATCCTCGAAGTTGCTACAAAATACCTTATTTTTGCGGGGGTTGTATTATTCCCCTAAACTTTTTTCTATAATTCTTTGCATCGTTATGTTGAGAAGTGATTCAAAAATGTTTGACCAAGTCTTTAGGATTTTATTAGTTGGTTTCCTTTATTTAAGTAAGTTTAGATATTCATTAGCTTTAGTGGATAAGTGGATTAGTGGAGCTAGATTTTAGTATTTTCAGTTTCTTGGTAAGCCTATTTATAGGCAGTTATTTTACATTTCGTTGCATCAGAAATACAAGAATTACAGTAGCTTTTCATcttttttgctctattttttgTTTACTTTCTCCTTATAATTCTTTTCTTATCCAACAAATCTGGTATCGGAGCCCGGTTCTTTTCAAAATTGGGTGagtatttgagtgaaactagaGAGAAAGTGTGAGAGCAAAAGAAAAATGGTCGTGAATGGTATTTCATCATCTTCACAACCACTCATTCCAATTTTTACTGGTGAAAAGTATGAGTTTTGGAGTATCAAAATGAAAACTCTTTTCAAATCACAAGGAGTTTGGGAGCTGGTGGAAGTAGGGTTTGTGGATCAAGCAAGCTCTAACAAAGAGGtgaaaaaattgaaagaaatcaAAAAGAAGGATGCCAAAGCACTGTGTTTCATTCAACAAGCAGTCCATGACACAATCTTTTCAAGAATTGCAGCAGCAACTGCGTCTTCGCAGGCATGGAAGATTTTGGAGAAGGAATTTCAAGGTTCAGCTAAAGTAATTACAGTAAAATTGCAGACTTACCGTTGTAAATTTGTAACTCTTTTTTTGAAAAGTAATGAATCTGTTCAAACTTATTTGTCTAGAGTTTCTTCTCTTGTTAATCAAATAAAGTCTTATGGTGAAGACATATTTGAAGAAATTGTTGTTGCAAAAGTTTTAAGGAGTCTTACTCCAAAGTTTGAACATGTTGTTATTGCGATTGAGGAATCTCATGACTTATCTGATTATTCTTTTGATGAACTAATGAGTTCTTTGCAAGCTCATGAAGAAAGGCTCCTAAGGTTacatgaaaaaaatgaagaaaaggcaTTTCAGGTGAAGGGAGAGTCCGCCCATCAGAAAGATAAGTCAGAAAATTTTTCTAATCGTGGTCGTGGCAGGGGTGGTTTTCGAGAAGAGGTCGAGATAGAGGAGGATCAAATGAAGAGAAGCAAAATACGATATTTTTGTGCAATTACTGCAGAAAGCTAGGTCATAACGAAGCTTATTGTTGGCAAAAGCAAAAGGATGAAAATAACCAAGCAAGTTTCGCAGAAAAAAATGACGATGAGAGTAAGTTGTTTATGGCCTTTTATTGTGAAAAAGAAATTCTAACGATGTTTGGATTTTGGACAGTGGATGTTCCAATCATATGTTTGGAACAAGATCATTGTTCAAAGAACTTGATGAGTCCAAAAAATCAGACGTGAGGCTAGGAGACAACAAGAAGATCCAAGTTGAAGGCAGAGGTACTGTTAGCACTAGAACCAGCCAAGGTAATGCTAAAATATTAGAAGATGTGATATTTGTTCCTAGTCTATCTCATAATTTGCCTAGCATTGGGCAGTTAATGGTTAGCGGATACTCGATTTCTTTTGATGATGGTTTTTGCACTATTAGAAGTAAGAAATCTGGACAAACCATTGCTACAGTTCCAATGACTAACAACAAAATATTTCCTTTAGAAGTTTCAATGGTCGAGAAATGTGCTATGGTTGCTAGTAGAGATAATGATACTAGACTGTGGCATTTGCGTTATGGACATTTAAATGTTAATGGACTGAAGTTATTGAGCCAAAAGGAAATGGTTTTTGGATTGCCAAAAGTTCAGAATCTTGATTTTTGTGAAAGTTGTGTTTATGGAAAAcaaagtaaaaatatttttcctaTAGCAAGTCTTGGAGAGCTTCTATTTGTCTCGAGTTAGTACATGTTGACTTGTGCAGTCCTATGAGTATTAAGTCCTTAGGGGGGAAGTCGATACTTTTTGCTTTTTATTGATGATTATAGTCGTATGAGTTGGATATATTTCTTGAAATTTAAATCTGaaacttttgagaatttcaagaAATTTAAATCTTTTGTTGAGAAGCAAAGTGGATGTAGAATAAAATCTCTTCGGACGGATAGAGGTGGTGAGTTTATGTCAAATGAATTCAGTTCCTTCTATGAGGAAAATGGAATACATAGAGAACTCACATCACCTTATACACCAGAGCAAAATGGTGTAATCGAATGTAAGAAATGCACAATTGTCGAGATGGGCAGAAGCATGATGCAAGCTAGAGGTGTTTCAAAGTCCTTTTGGGCTGAAGTCGTTGCCACTACTATCTATGTGCTGAATATTTCACCCACCAAGGCAGTTCTTAATCGAACACCATATGAAGTATGGAGAGGTAACAAGCCCAAGGTAAGCCACTTACGTATCTTTGGATGTGTAGCTTATGCTTTGGTGAATTCACAGGCTCGAGCAAGCTTGatgaaaaatctgaaaaatatgtCATTGTTGGTTATAGCACACAATCTAAAGCTTATAAGCTATATAATCCAGTGAGTGAAAAAAATTATAGTCAGTAGAAATGTTGTGTTTAATGAGGATGCAAGCTGGAACTTTAATTCTGGAAATGAAAGttcaaatattcaattgatgccTACTAATGATGTTGTTGATCAAGAGCATGTAGCAGATCCTTCTTCATCATATCCATCAATTGTCTCATCAATGGAACCATCAACTTCTCCAACATTGGAAGAACCTTCAGCTGAGCCAATTCCATTAAGAAGATCAACAAGGGATAGAAAACCAAATCCCAAATATGTTGACAGTACATCATGTACTTTTGCTTTGCTTGTTTCAGATCCTATTTGCTTTGAAGATGCTGAAAAAGAGGATAAATGGTGCAAAGCTATGGAAGAGGAGTTGTTAGCTATTCAAGAAAATCAGACCTGGGACTTGGTTAATTTTCCAGAAGGAAAGAAAGCTATTGGTCTCAAATGGGTGTTTAACTAAGTATCATGCAGATGGAAGCATTCAAAAGCACAAGACAAGGCTTGTCGCAAAGGGCTATTCCCAACAACAAGGTATCGACTTCGATGAAACCTTTTCTCCTGTTGCCCCCTTTGAAACTATTAGAACATTCTTAGCTTTGGCTGCAACATTAAATTGGCCAGTATACCAATTTGATGTTAAAGCTGCCTTTTTAAACGGtgatttggaagaagaagtttATGTCTCACAACCTGAAGGTTTGTAGTTAACGGCAAAAAAGATAAGGTTTACAGGTAAAAAGGCATTTTATGGCTTAAAGCAAGCGCCGCAGGCATGGTACTTCAAAGATTCTTATTTTCAGAAGAGTGGTTTCGAAAGGAGTAACAATGAGCCTACTCTTTATATCAAACGAGAaggtaaaaataattttttggcgGTATGTCTTTACGTTGATGATATAATATATAT
The Nicotiana sylvestris chromosome 11, ASM39365v2, whole genome shotgun sequence DNA segment above includes these coding regions:
- the LOC104245261 gene encoding protein DETOXIFICATION 16-like, giving the protein MDTQNLECPLIVETVKEECKKRRRNDEILVEVKKLLVLAGPLMSVNFSLFALQVISVMFVGHLGELALSGASMATSFASVTGLSLLMGMANALDTLCGQSYGAKQYHMLGIHMQRAMFVLLLASVPLACIWSNAEHILVLLGQDPEIAAEAGSYARYMIPTIFAYGFLQCQIRFLQAQNIVLPMMFSTGITTLLHLFSCWILVFKSGLGNKGAALANAISYWINFLLLAVYVRISPSCKSTWTGLSNEAFQDTWQYIRLAIPSAAMFCLEIWSYEIMVLLSGLLPNPKLETSVLSISLNTCWMVYMIPLGLSGATSVRVSNELGAGRPQAARLAACTAVFLVATEGIVAAIILISVRKLWGYCYSTEEEVVGYVAEMLILIAGSHFLDGIQSVLSGTARGCGWQNIGAAVNLGAYYLFGIPAGVVLAFVYHFGGKGLWLGINLAVFAQALLLLIVTLCTNWEKEAKKAVDRVTPELT
- the LOC138882217 gene encoding uncharacterized protein, producing MVVNGISSSSQPLIPIFTGEKYEFWSIKMKTLFKSQGVWELVEVGFVDQASSNKEVKKLKEIKKKDAKALCFIQQAVHDTIFSRIAAATASSQAWKILEKEFQGSAKVITVKLQTYRCKFVTLFLKSNESVQTYLSRVSSLVNQIKSYGEDIFEEIVVAKVLRSLTPKFEHVVIAIEESHDLSDYSFDELMSSLQAHEERLLRLHEKNEEKAFQVKGESAHQKDKSENFSNRGRGRGGFREEVEIEEDQMKRSKIRYFCAITAES